CAAACGTCGGGCTGCTTGTACCGTTAATTCAGTTTGTTGTGAAGTAACTTTAACATTGGGCAAATGTGCGACAGCCTCTTGAGTTAGTTGAACTTTTTCTTCTGTGGAAAGTAGCGATTTTTTATTCGTATTAACAAAAATACCTACGATAACCTCATCAAATATTTGCGACCCCCGTTCAATGGTTGATAGATGCCCCATTGTTAAAGGATCAAAACTTCCGGGAAATAGTGCGATTTTTTTCATTCCTCTGCCTCATTTCTATAAATGGTGATTTTTGTAATGCCATAGTTTTGCTGACGTATACATTGCAATGTTTGTATTTTTTCAGGCAACTCAACACTTTTGTCAGTTTCACAAACGATACGACTCTCTTTTGTTAATAAGTCTAAGTTCAATAATTGTTGAATATCTTGCAAAATCGTTTGCTTGGCATAAGGCGGGTCTAAAAAAACCAAATCAAAAGTCGCATTATCATCAGCAAGTTGTAAAAGAGCTTTTTTTGCTGGTTGTTTTAAAGTAACAAATTTTTGCTCTTCTTTCGTTAATTGAATATTTTCTTGAATTATTTTCAAAGCCGGAAAATATTTTTCAACACATACTGCTTTTTTTGCTCCTCTAGAAACAGCTTCAATAGCTAAAGCTCCGCTACCAGAATAAAGGTCTAATACTTGTTCACCATTAAAGTAAGGACCTAACATATTAAATAATGATTCCTTAATCTTATCAGTTGTCGGGCGTGTTGTATCTTTAGATAAACTTTTTAACGCCATTTTCCGATAATTTCCAGATATTACACGCAAAATCGCACTTCCTTCCATAGCTCACACACAAATTCTTAATCTAATTAATAATCACTTATTTCTGACTTATGGAAATAAGTGCATAAAACATAACTTTTATCTCAAAATTACTTTCAGGTCATGAATTTAACAGAGCTATGTCCTGAGATTAAGTTCAGAACATAACTTCAGCCGACTTATGTTCTGAAAACCAACTCAGGACATAGATATAGCAGACTTATGTTCTGAATACTCTTTTCAGGACACAACTTTTGTAAACTTATGTTCTGAGTGTAATTTCAGGACATAGATCCTATAAACTTATGTCCTGTAGATAATCTCAGAACATAAGTCCGAGTGAACTATATTTATTTCTACATTTCTATTGTTCGTTAGAATCGTCTTCTTCTATATCTTCTTGCACCTGAAAAGCTGCTTTTGTACCAATTTTCTCTGCAAAATTCATATCAATATCAGGACGATGAGAAATATCAACGCTGCGTACAAAGTGAAGACGATTTAATTTCTCAATGCTTTTTTCCATATCTTCTTCATTTACATACAAAACTACATATTTCATCTTTTGAGACACATAATGTACAAAACCATAGCGTCGTAAATTTTTTAGTTGTTTTAAACTATATACCCATACAATAAGTCCACGTCTTTTTTGAATAGTAAATGTTTCTTCTTTATCCAAGATGATATCTCCCTTTGTTCTTCAATAGCCAATAATTATTCACTACAAATCAATTACTATTGCTTTCTTCTGCTTGTTCTATTTCTTTCC
This region of Tetragenococcus osmophilus genomic DNA includes:
- a CDS encoding YlbG family protein; its protein translation is MDKEETFTIQKRRGLIVWVYSLKQLKNLRRYGFVHYVSQKMKYVVLYVNEEDMEKSIEKLNRLHFVRSVDISHRPDIDMNFAEKIGTKAAFQVQEDIEEDDSNEQ
- the rsmD gene encoding 16S rRNA (guanine(966)-N(2))-methyltransferase RsmD, which encodes MRVISGNYRKMALKSLSKDTTRPTTDKIKESLFNMLGPYFNGEQVLDLYSGSGALAIEAVSRGAKKAVCVEKYFPALKIIQENIQLTKEEQKFVTLKQPAKKALLQLADDNATFDLVFLDPPYAKQTILQDIQQLLNLDLLTKESRIVCETDKSVELPEKIQTLQCIRQQNYGITKITIYRNEAEE
- the coaD gene encoding pantetheine-phosphate adenylyltransferase yields the protein MKKIALFPGSFDPLTMGHLSTIERGSQIFDEVIVGIFVNTNKKSLLSTEEKVQLTQEAVAHLPNVKVTSQQTELTVQAARRLGAKFLLRGIRNFNDYEYEKEIVTMNQHLDPEIETVFLMAETQYSHISSSLLKETLLFHGDVKKYLPDNVFEAIKKKRDQDET